In a genomic window of Gloeocapsopsis dulcis:
- the psbQ gene encoding photosystem II protein PsbQ, protein MTLFISRQKYSQIMARYRSILSLILVIVTTFLVSCSSPSVAKAPPTYTAAQVEQIQQYVPDIVTLRDRLDNELITLIKRRDWIDVSNFIHGPGGEMRLKMTYVARNLLPQDQSQAREATRSLFDHLVKIEQAAEAADYQKATLNSREALADIDSFLQLIPKPTVLPQESEA, encoded by the coding sequence ATGACACTGTTCATCAGCAGACAAAAGTATAGTCAGATTATGGCGCGTTATCGGTCAATTCTGTCATTGATTTTAGTTATCGTGACAACGTTTCTTGTTAGTTGCAGTAGCCCCAGCGTTGCAAAAGCACCTCCAACTTACACCGCAGCGCAAGTAGAGCAAATTCAGCAATATGTTCCCGACATTGTTACTTTACGCGATCGCCTAGATAATGAACTCATTACGTTGATTAAACGACGCGATTGGATCGATGTGAGTAACTTCATTCACGGTCCTGGAGGAGAAATGCGACTTAAAATGACTTATGTCGCTCGCAATCTGCTTCCGCAAGATCAATCACAAGCACGGGAAGCGACACGGAGTTTGTTTGACCATTTAGTCAAAATTGAACAAGCCGCAGAAGCCGCAGATTATCAAAAAGCAACACTCAACTCCAGAGAAGCCTTAGCCGATATCGACAGCTTTTTGCAGTTGATTCCTAAACCGACGGTTTTACCGCAAGAAAGTGAAGCGTAA
- a CDS encoding cytochrome c oxidase subunit 3, with product MQSQTIDPAKTALNYHHTEAAAHHEEHPDHRITGLIMFLVAEGMIFFGMFGAYLAFRSVLPSWPPEGTPELELLLPGVNTIILISSSFVIHNADTAIKKNDVSGMRTWLAITAAMGAIFLAGQLYEYSNLEFSLTTNLFASAFYVLTGFHGLHVFIGLVAILAVLWRSRVSGHYSNEKHFGVEAAEIYWHFVDVVWIILFGLLYIL from the coding sequence ATGCAAAGTCAAACGATTGACCCAGCAAAGACAGCGCTTAACTATCACCACACTGAAGCTGCAGCACATCACGAGGAACATCCAGACCATCGCATTACTGGATTAATTATGTTTCTAGTAGCTGAAGGAATGATTTTCTTCGGAATGTTTGGTGCGTACTTGGCTTTTCGATCTGTGCTACCATCGTGGCCTCCAGAAGGAACACCAGAATTAGAACTTCTGTTACCTGGAGTTAATACGATCATTCTGATTTCCAGTAGTTTTGTCATTCATAACGCAGATACAGCAATCAAAAAAAATGATGTGTCTGGCATGCGTACTTGGTTAGCAATTACAGCAGCAATGGGTGCAATTTTCTTGGCTGGACAGCTCTATGAGTACAGTAACTTAGAATTTAGTCTAACCACCAATTTATTTGCTAGTGCATTTTATGTTCTGACTGGCTTCCACGGATTGCACGTTTTTATTGGACTGGTTGCAATTCTAGCTGTTCTCTGGCGATCGCGTGTTTCTGGTCACTATTCAAATGAAAAACACTTTGGCGTAGAAGCTGCAGAAATCTACTGGCACTTTGTTGATGTTGTGTGGATTATTCTGTTTGGGCTATTGTACATTCTCTAG
- a CDS encoding low temperature requirement protein A — MKTWLQPPRLRIGEDSEGERHATWLELFYDLVFVVAVRQLAHNLNDDVSFSGFCGFVVLFIPVWWSWIGTTLYANRFDTDDMVHRIITAMQVLAIAALAVNIHHGLAENAPGFALAYAAGRALLVLEYIRAGRHVTAARSLTNYYARGFAFAALLWLVSAFITPPLRFILWALGLIIDFATPLTARKFVAGLLPHASHLPERFGLFTIIVLGEAIIAVVDGVAEQEWDIGSAIAAAFGLSIAFSLWWLYFDNIGVSAVQRARNEGRIAVLNAWLYTHLPLVIGIAATGVGVEQVLLTEANVALPTPQRWLLCGAVALCLLALGILHHTGTIIYCKIRTKYRLFAAAIVLLIGLVGVGWLPIVVIGLVAIVCGTQVMQDMMQSRPFTRLSDPE, encoded by the coding sequence ATGAAAACTTGGTTACAACCTCCACGGCTGCGAATTGGTGAAGATAGTGAAGGAGAACGCCACGCTACTTGGTTAGAACTATTCTATGACTTGGTGTTTGTAGTTGCAGTACGTCAACTAGCACACAATCTCAACGATGATGTCTCGTTCTCAGGATTTTGTGGCTTTGTCGTTTTGTTTATTCCCGTGTGGTGGTCGTGGATTGGCACGACACTGTATGCGAACCGTTTTGATACCGACGACATGGTACATCGCATCATCACCGCAATGCAAGTGCTGGCGATCGCAGCTTTAGCCGTAAATATACATCATGGTTTAGCCGAAAATGCACCAGGGTTTGCACTTGCTTATGCTGCTGGGCGTGCGTTACTGGTTTTGGAGTATATTCGTGCGGGTAGACACGTCACTGCTGCGCGATCGCTAACAAACTACTATGCTAGAGGTTTCGCTTTTGCCGCGTTGCTTTGGCTAGTATCGGCATTTATTACACCACCACTACGTTTTATTCTTTGGGCATTAGGATTAATCATCGACTTTGCCACACCGTTAACTGCCAGAAAATTTGTTGCCGGATTACTTCCCCATGCTTCCCACTTACCTGAACGCTTCGGGTTGTTTACAATCATTGTTTTAGGTGAAGCGATTATTGCTGTCGTTGATGGTGTTGCTGAGCAAGAATGGGACATTGGCAGTGCGATCGCTGCGGCTTTCGGCTTGAGTATTGCTTTTAGCTTGTGGTGGCTTTACTTTGATAATATTGGGGTCTCGGCAGTTCAGCGGGCGCGTAACGAGGGACGCATTGCAGTTTTGAATGCATGGCTATACACGCATCTACCACTAGTAATTGGTATTGCCGCTACTGGAGTTGGTGTCGAACAAGTTCTATTAACTGAAGCTAATGTAGCGTTACCTACTCCTCAGCGTTGGTTACTTTGCGGCGCAGTCGCGTTATGCTTGCTTGCTTTAGGAATCTTACACCACACTGGCACGATCATTTACTGCAAAATCAGAACCAAGTATCGTCTCTTTGCGGCGGCGATAGTGTTACTGATCGGTTTAGTTGGTGTGGGTTGGTTGCCGATTGTGGTCATTGGGTTAGTTGCGATCGTCTGTGGAACACAAGTTATGCAAGATATGATGCAAAGTCGTCCATTTACGCGCTTGAGCGATCCAGAGTAA
- a CDS encoding VOC family protein, whose translation MEVNSAYTRLLVSDLKACFLFYKDVMEFKVNIEDEKSGYAEFQVGGMKLSLFRRQEMAEIIRTIDKPTEAECQDKVALIFTVRDVDQEYHRLLHKNINFVTEPMNNTDYSIKTVYLRDPDGNLIGLYQFLD comes from the coding sequence ATGGAAGTCAACTCTGCTTATACAAGATTGCTCGTTTCTGATCTTAAAGCCTGCTTTCTTTTCTATAAAGATGTTATGGAATTTAAAGTTAATATAGAAGATGAGAAAAGTGGCTATGCTGAGTTTCAAGTTGGTGGAATGAAACTGAGTTTATTTAGGCGACAAGAAATGGCAGAAATAATTAGAACAATTGATAAACCAACTGAAGCAGAATGCCAAGATAAAGTAGCTTTAATTTTTACTGTACGTGATGTAGATCAAGAGTATCACCGTTTGTTGCATAAAAACATTAACTTTGTTACGGAACCTATGAATAATACAGATTATAGTATTAAAACAGTGTATCTACGAGATCCTGACGGCAACTTGATTGGATTGTATCAATTTTTAGATTAG
- a CDS encoding helix-turn-helix domain-containing protein, producing the protein MNVDKFTKQIYKQIESLCQLGNNSTESQEILPIALTNLGVVSEELQVTVEELERQNEELVATRTALEVQLRRYQELFDFAPDSYVITDKSGKIEEANHAAAKLFNVPQRFLAGKPLIIFIAEDERQVLYSKLMQLQQGEQSLESVVNLCPRNQELIRVLLTVAIVTGNAANNSKMQICIRQMNTTQDKLCTERIEEQEETSIGDRRKYVYLKGELIPLKPQVIWQVDQGLVKLSTLSETGEEIVVGLAGPGMPFGVDLTSLHTYQAIALSQVQLLCYSFSELAASPLLAAQVLPQINQRLRQSEALLAIFGQRRVKDRFEQLLQLLKQEIGQPTDRGIRLSVRFTHQELAEACSTTRVTITRLLGKLQEEGKVSIDAKNHIVLNEQSLLNKLSAQDIYTV; encoded by the coding sequence GTGAATGTAGATAAATTTACTAAACAAATCTATAAACAAATAGAAAGCTTATGTCAGTTAGGTAATAATTCAACCGAGTCCCAAGAGATTTTACCGATTGCGCTGACAAATCTTGGCGTTGTATCAGAAGAATTGCAAGTGACAGTAGAGGAGCTAGAGCGGCAGAATGAGGAACTAGTAGCTACACGAACAGCTCTTGAAGTGCAACTTCGACGCTATCAGGAACTGTTTGATTTTGCTCCTGATAGTTATGTTATTACCGATAAGTCTGGAAAGATAGAGGAAGCTAACCATGCTGCAGCTAAACTGTTTAACGTTCCCCAGCGATTTTTAGCAGGCAAACCACTGATTATTTTTATTGCGGAAGATGAGCGCCAAGTGCTTTACAGCAAATTGATGCAGTTACAGCAAGGAGAACAATCGTTGGAGTCGGTGGTAAATCTCTGCCCACGTAATCAGGAACTGATAAGGGTACTACTAACAGTAGCTATCGTAACAGGCAATGCAGCTAACAATAGCAAAATGCAAATATGTATTCGCCAGATGAATACTACTCAAGACAAGCTTTGTACAGAGCGCATAGAGGAACAGGAAGAAACATCAATTGGTGATCGCCGTAAATACGTTTATTTAAAGGGCGAATTGATACCGCTTAAACCGCAAGTGATTTGGCAAGTCGATCAAGGACTCGTTAAGCTTAGTACATTGAGTGAAACTGGTGAAGAGATTGTTGTTGGTTTAGCAGGACCTGGAATGCCCTTTGGAGTTGACCTAACATCGCTGCACACATATCAAGCTATTGCGCTATCTCAAGTTCAATTACTGTGTTATTCCTTTAGTGAACTCGCTGCATCACCGTTGCTAGCTGCTCAGGTATTACCACAAATTAACCAGAGATTACGGCAATCCGAAGCTTTGTTGGCTATTTTTGGGCAAAGACGAGTCAAAGATCGTTTTGAGCAATTACTACAACTATTAAAACAGGAAATTGGTCAACCAACTGATCGAGGAATTCGTTTGAGCGTACGTTTCACACATCAAGAATTAGCTGAAGCTTGTTCAACAACCCGAGTGACAATTACGCGATTGTTAGGCAAACTTCAAGAAGAGGGTAAAGTCTCAATCGATGCCAAAAATCACATTGTTCTTAACGAACAAAGTTTATTAAATAAACTATCTGCACAAGATATTTACACAGTATAA
- the ald gene encoding alanine dehydrogenase has protein sequence MEIGVPKETKDQEFRVGLSPSSVRVLKENGHNIFVESQAGVGAGFTDEDYRQVGAEIVSAAENAWNRELIVKVKEPLQPEYQFLQKGQLLFTYLHLAADRALTEHLIDCGVTAIAYETVEVASSTNKLPLLTPMSIIAGRLSVQFGARFLERQQGGRGVLLGGVPGVRSARVVVLGGGVVGTEATRIAVGMGATVQILDVNVERLSYLETLFGSRVELLYSNSAQVDAVVPEADLLIGAVLVPGRRAPILVERALVGQMRPGSVIVDVAVDQGGCVETLHTTSHTNPTYVEAGVVHYGVPNMPGAVPWTATQALNNSTLPYVVQLANLGMQALLTNPALAAGVNVQNHRLVHPAVQQVFPDLAL, from the coding sequence ATGGAAATTGGCGTTCCTAAAGAAACAAAGGATCAAGAATTTCGGGTGGGCTTGAGTCCAAGTAGCGTGCGAGTCCTGAAAGAGAATGGTCACAATATTTTTGTAGAATCACAAGCAGGCGTTGGCGCTGGTTTTACTGACGAGGACTACCGCCAAGTTGGAGCAGAAATTGTTTCTGCTGCGGAAAATGCTTGGAATCGAGAACTCATTGTCAAAGTTAAAGAACCGCTACAGCCAGAATATCAGTTTTTACAAAAAGGGCAACTGTTATTCACCTATTTGCATTTAGCAGCTGATAGAGCTTTAACAGAGCATTTAATTGATTGTGGGGTAACAGCGATCGCCTATGAAACTGTAGAAGTCGCGAGTAGCACAAATAAACTACCACTCCTGACACCCATGAGCATTATTGCTGGGCGCTTATCGGTTCAGTTTGGTGCTAGGTTTTTAGAACGTCAACAAGGCGGACGCGGTGTTCTATTAGGTGGTGTTCCTGGGGTTAGATCTGCAAGAGTCGTTGTTTTAGGTGGTGGAGTTGTCGGCACAGAAGCAACGCGAATCGCAGTTGGGATGGGTGCTACTGTTCAGATTTTAGATGTCAACGTCGAGCGGTTATCTTACTTAGAAACACTATTTGGCTCTAGAGTTGAGTTACTCTACAGTAATTCTGCACAAGTTGATGCCGTAGTGCCAGAGGCAGATCTCCTTATTGGTGCTGTTTTAGTTCCAGGACGACGGGCACCGATTCTTGTTGAGCGTGCGTTAGTTGGACAAATGCGCCCAGGTTCAGTGATTGTGGATGTGGCAGTTGACCAAGGCGGTTGTGTTGAGACATTACACACCACTAGTCACACCAATCCTACCTATGTTGAAGCAGGAGTTGTTCACTACGGTGTTCCCAATATGCCAGGGGCGGTACCGTGGACAGCGACACAAGCATTAAATAACAGTACTTTACCTTATGTTGTGCAATTAGCAAACTTAGGAATGCAAGCGCTACTAACTAATCCAGCTTTAGCTGCGGGTGTGAACGTCCAAAATCATCGTCTGGTACATCCGGCAGTACAACAAGTATTTCCCGACTTGGCTCTCTAG
- a CDS encoding zinc ribbon domain-containing protein, with translation MPHCPRCHQSVDAQAVTCPFCRTPLKAYGHPGIPLHRAAGDTYLCDSCTYHLDDTCNFPQRPFAKECTLYQDVTQAQLRASQQTYKSSFGASLRSWLKQYQFWLLILGLLLLSFLIVL, from the coding sequence ATGCCACATTGTCCTCGTTGTCATCAATCGGTTGATGCACAAGCTGTTACTTGTCCTTTTTGCCGTACACCGCTGAAAGCCTATGGACATCCAGGAATTCCTTTACACCGTGCTGCTGGAGATACTTACTTGTGTGATAGCTGTACTTACCACCTGGACGATACATGTAATTTTCCGCAGCGCCCTTTTGCCAAAGAGTGTACGCTCTATCAAGATGTGACCCAAGCTCAACTAAGAGCATCACAGCAAACCTATAAAAGTAGTTTTGGTGCTAGTCTCCGTAGCTGGCTCAAACAATACCAATTTTGGCTATTAATTCTTGGTTTACTCTTGCTAAGTTTTTTGATTGTTTTGTAA
- a CDS encoding TIGR03792 family protein — translation MVIELLKYQVDPDLREQYLQLDAEVWTKALAQCPGFLGKEVWLNPEETSEVVFIIRWATKEDWKSIPKELLHQVEQKFAQQMGRTYQIVESAEYQVYTPAN, via the coding sequence ATGGTGATTGAGTTACTTAAGTATCAAGTAGACCCAGATTTGCGCGAACAATATTTACAATTAGATGCAGAGGTCTGGACGAAAGCTTTAGCTCAGTGTCCTGGGTTTCTAGGAAAAGAAGTTTGGCTAAATCCAGAGGAAACATCAGAAGTTGTTTTCATCATTCGCTGGGCGACGAAAGAAGACTGGAAATCTATTCCTAAAGAGTTACTTCATCAGGTAGAACAAAAATTTGCGCAACAAATGGGTCGCACTTATCAAATTGTAGAGTCTGCTGAGTACCAAGTTTATACACCTGCAAATTAA
- a CDS encoding thiol-disulfide oxidoreductase DCC family protein: protein MNYYVIYDGNCNLCVTFVQLLESFDKGQMFRYVPMQDQVTLQPWGITPEDCELGVILLDADAPGRRWQGTAAVEEIGRVLPMGNLFVEAYRGLPGVKWVGDRIYDQVRDHRYTLFGKRQDTYNSPYCGACGSQTAGN, encoded by the coding sequence ATGAATTACTACGTCATCTACGACGGCAATTGCAATCTTTGCGTAACTTTTGTCCAGCTATTAGAAAGCTTTGATAAAGGACAGATGTTTCGTTACGTACCCATGCAAGATCAAGTAACACTCCAACCTTGGGGCATCACACCAGAAGATTGTGAATTAGGTGTTATTTTACTGGACGCTGACGCACCTGGGCGTCGTTGGCAAGGCACGGCGGCAGTCGAAGAAATTGGACGCGTGCTACCAATGGGTAATTTGTTTGTTGAAGCTTATCGAGGATTGCCTGGTGTGAAATGGGTAGGCGATCGCATTTACGACCAAGTTCGCGATCATCGCTATACATTATTTGGTAAACGCCAGGATACCTATAACTCACCTTACTGTGGCGCATGTGGTAGTCAAACGGCAGGCAACTAG
- a CDS encoding pirin family protein, with translation MTQNTTTNIIHDRNARGRTRMGWLDSQHTFSFGSFYDPARMGFRSLRVINDDRVVPGAGFPMHSHRDMEIFTYVLEGALEHQDSLGNGAIISPGEAQIMSAGTGITHSEFNPSKTEPVHFLQIWILPDTQRLQPRYEQKAFPLEQRRGNLRLIAAKDGRDGAVTIHQDVDLYTSVLEKGDVLHYHLKPNRYAWLQVAQGIISLNNQELRAGDGVQMYGGELEISTDIGAEILLFDLA, from the coding sequence ATGACCCAAAACACAACTACCAATATCATTCATGATAGAAATGCCCGTGGTCGTACTCGGATGGGTTGGTTAGATAGTCAGCATACCTTTTCCTTTGGTAGTTTTTACGATCCGGCACGAATGGGATTTCGTTCTTTACGAGTAATTAATGACGATCGCGTTGTTCCTGGTGCGGGTTTTCCCATGCATAGTCACCGCGACATGGAAATTTTTACCTATGTTTTAGAAGGTGCATTAGAGCATCAGGATAGCTTGGGTAACGGCGCAATCATTTCTCCAGGGGAAGCACAAATTATGAGTGCAGGTACTGGAATTACTCACAGCGAGTTTAATCCGTCAAAAACTGAACCTGTACATTTTTTACAAATCTGGATTCTTCCTGATACCCAAAGATTACAACCTCGATATGAGCAAAAAGCGTTTCCTTTAGAACAGCGGCGTGGTAACTTACGTTTAATTGCTGCTAAAGATGGACGCGATGGCGCAGTTACAATTCACCAAGATGTTGATTTGTATACTTCTGTTCTGGAAAAAGGTGATGTTTTGCATTATCATCTTAAGCCAAATCGATATGCTTGGTTACAGGTGGCGCAAGGGATTATATCTCTCAACAATCAGGAACTTCGTGCAGGAGATGGAGTGCAAATGTATGGGGGAGAATTAGAAATTAGTACTGATATTGGTGCAGAAATTCTGTTGTTTGATCTTGCGTAA
- a CDS encoding DUF1361 domain-containing protein, whose protein sequence is MENHIFATRVFTELSTQLVRAFDAIYSGWILWNLFLAFIPLALSFWLFRRKTRSRSLVWWIIFVVFVAFLPNAPYVLTDIIHLVRGIRPGLSPWVITLFVIPVHLFAMLIGFEAYVVSLINQGYYLRHQGARQFVVWGELIAHALCAVGVYLGRFRRFNSWDLVTEPGSVLLRTVNDLTEQRPLFVMFIIFIILTIFYWIMKQITLGLVLRIHYARAKIDIDQYL, encoded by the coding sequence ATGGAGAATCACATTTTTGCAACCAGGGTATTTACAGAATTATCTACGCAGCTAGTACGCGCCTTTGATGCAATCTACAGTGGCTGGATTCTGTGGAACTTGTTTTTAGCTTTTATTCCTCTAGCACTTAGCTTTTGGCTATTTCGGCGTAAAACACGCTCTCGTTCCTTGGTATGGTGGATAATCTTCGTTGTTTTTGTGGCTTTTCTGCCCAATGCCCCTTACGTCCTTACAGATATCATTCATCTTGTTCGCGGAATACGCCCTGGATTATCTCCTTGGGTAATTACGCTGTTTGTGATCCCTGTGCATCTATTTGCAATGCTAATTGGTTTTGAAGCTTATGTCGTTTCTTTGATTAATCAAGGTTATTACTTAAGACATCAGGGAGCAAGGCAGTTTGTTGTTTGGGGAGAACTCATCGCCCATGCATTGTGTGCAGTTGGAGTTTATCTTGGGAGATTTCGCCGCTTTAATAGTTGGGATTTAGTGACAGAACCTGGTAGTGTTTTACTCAGAACAGTTAATGATTTAACTGAGCAACGCCCACTCTTTGTAATGTTTATTATCTTTATTATCCTTACCATCTTTTATTGGATAATGAAGCAAATAACTTTGGGACTGGTGCTACGAATTCACTACGCACGCGCAAAAATTGATATTGACCAATATCTATAA
- a CDS encoding chlorophyll a/b-binding protein: protein MTTQPQPTTTPNLEEPKFGFNEYAERLNGRAAMIGFLILIVIEYLTGKGVLAWLGLR from the coding sequence ATGACCACTCAGCCACAACCAACAACGACTCCAAACTTGGAGGAACCTAAGTTTGGATTTAACGAGTATGCCGAACGCTTAAATGGCAGAGCAGCTATGATTGGATTTTTAATCCTAATTGTGATTGAATACCTAACAGGTAAAGGCGTGCTTGCTTGGCTTGGGCTAAGATAG
- a CDS encoding NAD(P)/FAD-dependent oxidoreductase yields the protein MSHVLIVGCGVVGAAIAYELSLSGLKVTVVDQQPPAQAATGAALGVLMGAISHKIKGNAWQMRSTSINRYETLIPELEALTMRRIPLNRQGILMLCFQEEDLADWEKLAAVRSAQGWQLEIWNAAQLQLRCPHLNSEKIVAAIYSPQDRQVEPIPLTLALVEAAQRKGVQFHFGVKVAGYHFDAAQQQMYLYIDTTSTVEKAKFSEIQNVDWLVIAAGTGSTHLQSRQQFSPDADLTKIAISSPNSPQIQPTPVVDIKPVLGQALHLQVNQPLGDPNFQPVITGDDVHVVPRIGSQPITDYWIGATVEFPTDRQIIANPAQLEQVRQQAITFCPALAAAKIIRTWSGLRPRPEGRPAPVIESHGFSNILLATGHYRNGVLLAPATAQKIREVITKGER from the coding sequence ATGAGTCATGTATTGATCGTTGGATGTGGTGTTGTTGGAGCAGCGATCGCCTACGAACTAAGTTTATCTGGACTTAAAGTTACAGTCGTCGATCAACAGCCACCAGCCCAAGCAGCAACAGGTGCGGCGCTGGGTGTATTAATGGGAGCTATTAGCCACAAAATTAAAGGTAATGCGTGGCAGATGCGCTCTACAAGTATCAACCGCTATGAAACACTCATTCCAGAGCTAGAAGCGCTTACTATGCGCCGGATTCCTCTTAATCGACAGGGTATTCTGATGCTGTGTTTCCAGGAAGAGGATTTAGCAGATTGGGAAAAGTTAGCCGCAGTTCGTTCAGCTCAAGGATGGCAATTAGAAATTTGGAACGCTGCGCAATTACAATTGCGGTGTCCACATCTCAACAGTGAAAAGATCGTCGCAGCAATTTATTCGCCACAAGATCGCCAAGTTGAACCTATACCCCTTACTCTAGCTTTGGTAGAAGCCGCGCAGCGTAAAGGAGTTCAATTTCATTTTGGTGTCAAAGTTGCTGGCTATCATTTCGATGCTGCCCAGCAGCAAATGTATCTTTACATCGATACCACAAGTACTGTTGAAAAGGCTAAATTCAGTGAAATTCAAAATGTTGATTGGCTAGTCATCGCTGCAGGTACAGGTTCGACGCACTTACAATCCAGACAACAATTTTCTCCGGATGCTGATCTCACCAAAATCGCCATATCATCTCCAAATTCGCCTCAAATACAACCAACACCAGTGGTAGACATTAAACCTGTACTTGGTCAAGCACTTCATTTACAGGTCAATCAACCTTTAGGCGATCCAAATTTTCAACCTGTTATCACAGGAGATGATGTTCATGTCGTACCTCGTATAGGTAGTCAGCCAATTACAGATTATTGGATTGGTGCTACTGTAGAGTTCCCTACAGATAGACAAATCATTGCAAACCCTGCCCAATTAGAGCAAGTAAGACAGCAAGCGATCACGTTTTGTCCTGCTTTAGCCGCAGCTAAAATTATCCGCACTTGGTCAGGTTTACGCCCACGCCCTGAAGGACGCCCAGCACCAGTAATTGAATCGCATGGTTTTAGCAATATTTTATTGGCGACTGGGCACTACCGCAACGGGGTTTTACTAGCACCTGCAACTGCACAGAAAATTCGGGAAGTCATAACTAAGGGTGAGAGGTGA
- a CDS encoding MBL fold metallo-hydrolase yields MAHLNQRRPQNVKGDFYVDSTCIDCDTCRWMTPEVFSRLGGQSAVYHQPANEGERLRSLQALLACPTSSIGTIEKPHDIKEAQQSFPIPVAENVYHCGYHAENSYGAASYLIIRPEGNVMIDSPRFTPPLVKQIEKLGGIRHLYLTHKDDVADHQKYHEHFQCDRILHRDDITSNTRNVEIQLTGSEPFQLASDLLIIPVPGHTRGHTVLLYKKFLFTGDHLAWSDNRNSLVAWHDVCWYSWSEQIKSMWKLTEYAFEWVLPGHGRRHHADADKMQHLLQHCIAEMEAV; encoded by the coding sequence ATGGCTCACTTAAATCAGCGTCGCCCACAAAACGTCAAGGGAGATTTTTATGTTGATAGCACCTGTATTGATTGCGATACTTGTCGTTGGATGACTCCAGAGGTATTTAGTCGTTTAGGAGGACAGTCAGCAGTTTATCATCAGCCAGCGAATGAAGGTGAGCGACTGCGATCGCTGCAAGCACTCTTAGCGTGTCCGACAAGTTCGATTGGGACGATCGAGAAGCCACACGATATTAAAGAAGCACAGCAAAGTTTTCCCATTCCAGTCGCCGAGAATGTTTACCACTGCGGCTACCATGCAGAAAATTCCTACGGTGCAGCAAGTTACTTGATTATTCGCCCTGAAGGTAATGTCATGATAGATTCCCCTCGGTTTACACCGCCATTGGTGAAGCAAATCGAGAAACTGGGAGGAATTCGACATTTATACTTAACGCACAAAGATGATGTTGCCGATCATCAGAAGTACCACGAGCATTTTCAGTGCGATCGCATTCTTCATCGTGACGATATTACCTCTAATACTCGCAACGTAGAAATTCAACTAACAGGTTCAGAACCGTTTCAACTCGCCTCAGACTTGCTCATTATCCCTGTTCCTGGACATACTAGAGGTCACACAGTTCTACTCTACAAGAAGTTTCTCTTTACCGGAGATCACCTGGCTTGGTCAGATAATCGCAATTCACTCGTTGCTTGGCACGATGTTTGCTGGTACTCTTGGTCAGAACAAATCAAATCAATGTGGAAGTTGACGGAATACGCTTTTGAGTGGGTATTACCAGGTCACGGACGCAGACACCATGCCGATGCTGATAAAATGCAACATTTGTTACAGCATTGTATCGCCGAGATGGAAGCGGTCTGA